A stretch of Geomonas oryzisoli DNA encodes these proteins:
- a CDS encoding SDR family NAD(P)-dependent oxidoreductase, with the protein MKSADRRNSLALAMLGAGAAFFLWSMRRRARRIDFMGKTVVIAGGSRGLGLEIARQLVKEGARLVLLARRPDELERARAELARAGGDVITFPCDIGVRQQVEEAVAAVIELRRSIDVLINVAGVIQVAPFENLELKDFQESMDVHAWGPYHMIRAVAPHMQRRRSGRIVNVSSIGGLVAVPHLLAYTMGKFALTGLSDGFRAELAKDGIYVTTVAPGLMRTGSHINANFKGQHQKEFAWFAISGANPALSTAAPAAAHKIIEACRYGQARLIINWPARLLHAANALFPEMTSVAAGVAARMLPGPAAPADNRQHPGWDSRSRLAPSFLTRSSDRAIEQNNEQPHDSAYVERVDGRYRSRV; encoded by the coding sequence ATGAAATCTGCAGACCGTCGCAATTCGCTGGCCTTGGCGATGTTGGGAGCCGGGGCCGCTTTTTTCCTCTGGAGCATGCGCCGCCGCGCGCGCCGCATCGACTTTATGGGCAAGACAGTGGTGATTGCCGGCGGCTCGCGGGGCCTCGGGCTCGAAATCGCCCGGCAGTTGGTCAAGGAAGGGGCGAGACTGGTGCTTTTGGCGCGCCGGCCTGACGAGTTGGAGCGCGCCCGCGCCGAGCTGGCCCGCGCCGGCGGCGATGTGATCACCTTCCCCTGCGACATCGGGGTGCGCCAGCAGGTCGAGGAGGCCGTGGCGGCCGTTATCGAGCTGCGCCGCAGTATCGACGTTCTGATCAACGTCGCCGGCGTCATCCAGGTTGCGCCTTTCGAAAACCTGGAGCTGAAGGACTTCCAGGAGTCCATGGACGTGCACGCCTGGGGGCCCTACCACATGATCCGCGCCGTGGCGCCGCACATGCAGCGGCGCAGGAGCGGGCGCATCGTCAACGTCTCCTCGATAGGGGGGCTGGTGGCGGTGCCGCACCTTTTGGCCTACACCATGGGCAAGTTCGCCCTGACCGGCCTCTCCGACGGCTTCCGCGCCGAGCTCGCCAAGGATGGCATCTACGTCACCACCGTCGCCCCCGGCCTCATGCGCACGGGCTCCCATATCAATGCCAATTTCAAGGGACAGCACCAGAAAGAATTCGCCTGGTTCGCCATTTCGGGCGCCAACCCCGCGCTTTCCACCGCGGCACCGGCCGCGGCGCATAAGATCATCGAGGCATGTCGCTACGGCCAAGCCCGCCTGATCATCAACTGGCCTGCCCGCCTGCTGCACGCCGCCAATGCCCTATTTCCGGAAATGACATCAGTAGCCGCCGGGGTGGCAGCCAGGATGCTCCCCGGCCCGGCGGCGCCCGCCGACAACCGGCAGCATCCCGGCTGGGACAGCCGCTCCAGGCTGGCCCCGTCGTTCCTCACCCGCTCCAGCGACCGTGCCATCGAGCAAAACAATGAACAGCCTCACGATTCGGCCTACGTAGAACGGGTTGACGGCAGATACCGTTCCCGTGTCTAG
- a CDS encoding SDR family oxidoreductase has product MTPQEEKPFPRQRQEQPASEAEMKPRPQSGEFEYRGSAKLQGKTALITGGDSGIGRAVAIAFAREGANIAFAYLEEDQDARETRDIVEREGVRCLAFRGDVGQEQLCIDIVGKTIGAFGKLDILVNNAAEQHYCESLEQISAEQLERTFRTNIFSYFFLTKAALKHLKEGARIINTTSVTAFKGSPMLLDYSSTKGAIVAFTRSLALSLAEKGILVNGVAPGPIWTPLIPGTFPEEKTEKFGTEVPLKRAGQPVEVAHSYVFLASEGGAYMTGQIMHPNGGTIVGG; this is encoded by the coding sequence ATGACCCCGCAAGAGGAAAAGCCGTTCCCGCGCCAGCGCCAGGAGCAGCCGGCCAGCGAAGCCGAGATGAAACCGAGACCGCAAAGCGGCGAGTTCGAATACCGCGGCTCTGCCAAGCTCCAAGGGAAAACCGCCCTCATCACCGGGGGCGACAGCGGCATCGGCCGCGCCGTGGCCATCGCCTTCGCCCGGGAGGGCGCCAACATCGCCTTCGCCTATCTCGAAGAGGACCAGGACGCCAGGGAGACCCGCGACATCGTGGAGCGGGAGGGGGTGCGCTGCCTCGCCTTTCGCGGCGACGTGGGGCAGGAGCAGCTCTGCATCGACATCGTCGGCAAGACCATCGGGGCCTTCGGGAAGCTGGACATCCTGGTGAACAACGCCGCCGAGCAGCACTACTGCGAGAGCCTCGAGCAGATCTCGGCGGAACAGCTGGAGCGGACCTTCCGCACCAACATCTTCTCCTACTTCTTCCTGACCAAGGCGGCGCTCAAGCACCTGAAGGAAGGCGCCCGCATCATCAACACCACCTCGGTCACCGCCTTCAAGGGAAGCCCGATGCTGCTCGACTACTCGTCCACCAAGGGGGCCATCGTCGCCTTTACCCGGTCGCTGGCACTGTCGCTGGCCGAGAAAGGGATACTGGTCAACGGCGTCGCGCCGGGGCCGATCTGGACGCCGCTCATACCCGGCACCTTCCCCGAGGAGAAGACGGAAAAGTTCGGTACGGAGGTGCCGCTCAAGCGTGCCGGGCAGCCGGTGGAGGTGGCGCACAGCTACGTCTTCCTCGCCTCGGAAGGCGGAGCCTACATGACCGGCCAGATCATGCACCCCAACGGCGGCACCATCGTCGGAGGTTAA